Genomic segment of Paenibacillus polymyxa:
TGCATCCGAAGTTTTTGCGGTTTCCAGGTGGTTGTATTTCCGAGGGTTCATTTATATGGGAAAACGTATACGATTGGAAGGAATCGATTGGGGATATCGAGCTGCGCAAGGAAAACTTTAATGTATGGGGCTATATGATGACCATGGGTCTTGGTTATATGGAATATTTCCAGTTGGCAGAAGACCTGAATGCAGCTCCGCTTCCGGTTATGGCCTGCGGCGTGCTCTGCCAAGCCCGCTCGGATTATGCTCATCCCGCTGGAGGCGCATTGAGAGAATACTATATTAAGAACTTTACGGATCTGATCGACTTTGCGATTAGTGTGGATTTTGAACATAATGAATGGGCTGCTATGCGTAAAAAAATGGGCCATGAAGCTCCGTTCGATCTGCGTTATTTGGGGGTAGGTAACGAGAACTGGGGCACAGAGTTTTTTGCCAACTTTGAAGTGTTCAAGACATCGATTGATGAGTACATGGAGAAAAATTATCCGGGTTATGAGCTACACATCATCTCCACGGTTGGCGCTCAAGCAGACGACGATGCCTATCAGCAGGGCTGGAAGTTCTTAAGCGGTAATATGACTGGTTCGGCTAAGGTTGCTTTTGCAGATGGTAACCAGGTGACGGAAGAAACGGTAACCTGGTATGAGAAGCAAAAGGACTATATGGACACCATTGCAGATGAGCACTATTATCGTTCTAACGAGTACCTGCTGAATAACGTGGACCGCTATAACTACTACTACAGAGCTTATAATGCGGACGGCAGTATAAATTGGAAAGCAACATCAAAGGTTTTTGTCGGGGAGTACGCCTCAACGGATAAAAATACATTGGCAGGCGCTGTAGCAGAGGCAGCGGTGATGACGGGCTTCGAAAATAATGCCGATGTCGTTCGGTTGGCTGCCTATGCACCGCTGTTTAACAAGGTGCTGACAGATGGAACTTACAGATGGACGCCAGACTGCATCTGGTTCGATGACGAAACGGTGTGGTTTACGCCGAACTACTATGTACAGCAAATGTATGCTAAATATTTGGGGAATAAAGTATTGAGCACTTCTTTCTCTACTTACAAAAACGGCAAGCCAACGGATCTCATTCCTCAGGGGGGAATTGAAATTGCAACAGGCAATGCCGAGGTTATGATTAAGCGTGTGACTGTTACTTCCAACCAGGACGGCAGTGTGCTGCTGGATCAAGACTTTACCCAGGGATTGGATTCGGCCTGGCAGGTCATTCCCGGTTCCGTGGGCTCAACAGTAGAGGAAGGCAAGGGGCTTGTGCTCAAAGCTCAGGATAGCGGTCTGAATGGTCTGTACATCTTGAACGACAGCTGGAGCAATTACAAGATAGAGGTGGTCGCCTCCCGTATTTCCGGCACGGACGGCTTTTATGTGGGTGCGGGTCTCACCGATATTTCTGCGGAGAAAAAGGACGTCGTTGAATACGCGATCGGCTATGGCGGCAAGGCTACCGGCGTGAAGGTTTACAAGCAGGGCATAGAAAGCTACACATTGGGTGACTACTCTTCCAGTACAGCGGCAGGTAACTTGAGAGCAGCTAGCTATGAAGAGTTGGCCGACAACACGGACTACACCATAACAGTGAACTACGGCGGGGAAACGGGCAGTAATCTGATTTGCTCATACACCGACGGCGAGACAACCAGCAAGGTGCTGGACTACAAGCTGGAGGCTTACAACAGAGACGTGTTCAACTCGGTAACCCAAGATGCTGAACATGTATACGTGAAGCTGGTGAATGCCGACAACGTGGATAAGGTAATACAGCTGAATCTACAAGATTTGAGTGTTGAGTCCATCGCTAAGCTGGTTACACTAACTGGCGATTCCTCGCTTGTTCATGTACCTAACGTGAACAAGAAGAATGATGAGAAGGTAGTGCCTACCGAACAGCAGATCACGCTTCAGACGGATTCTGTCCTCTTAGACTTACCAGCCAACTCGGTAAATGTGCTGGTGCTGGATCTTAAACCTTTTCTCGCTTAAAAACAAAAAGGGGTGTCCCAAGTAGCCGGTTTATGGCTTTTGGAACACCTCTTTTTTTCTATGAATAGAGTCGGAATGTTGAGTTGGTTTCCCCGAAGGGCATTACTGCGTGCTTCTGTTTACCAATTCACGCGGGTTGATGCCATCGTCTATCGTTAGCGGGGTAGGGGCTCCCGTAGCGATTCGCTCCCAGGGCACCATTTTAAAGTTCTGATTCAACTTTTTTCCATTTTGAAGATTTTCGTCATCTTGTGCAACGAAGATACCATGCGGGAAATTTTTGCCTAATCCGTAGCCAAGAACATCAATACCGTCTGTGACAGATGTACCATCAACGGTAGGGCTCGCGCTAATCGTGAAGTTGCTTATATATGCATTGTCTCCTTGTCGTTCATAGATCGCATAGCTGCTGTTTCCTTGGCTGGAGGCCATGAGGTACCCTTTGCCATCTTTACCGTAATACAATGTAAGTCCCTCTATGTCATCGTGAAGTCTGCGCCCATCTGCAATATCCACACGTCGCAGCGGCTCGGTTGAACCGTCTGGCTCGGCACTATACTTCCAAATAGCGTAATCCTCTTCAGCGATGTAGATCGTACCATATTCATCATCAGCAACCATGCCTTCGGATTGCGTATTCAGCTTGAACTGGCGGACAAGCTTACCTGCAATTTTGCCGCTTCCGTCGTCAGTCAGCTCATATTGCTCAAATTCACCCTCTTTGCCCAACACGAGCGCGTAAAATTTATCTGTCTTGAGGCTATGGTATAAGCTGAATCCGTACACTTCTTTCATAGATGCTTTAATAGGTTTGCCAACCACGTTGGTCAGCTTTCCTGATGCACCGTCAATGGAAAAGATATCGATCGTGTTGTTGGTTCGATTGGTTGCCCCTGCGATATCAATTTTTTTGCCGCCCAATGTGAAACCGTAACGAAGATCCACGTTATTCATTTTTCCGACCTTCATGTTTTGCAGTTGCTTACCTTCCAGATCATATACTAAAATCCCGCCGCCTTTATTGGTTGCTAAAATTCTACTTTTCTCCGGATCGACCGGGTTGAGCCAGATTGCAGGGTCGTCGGCTGCGTCTTCTCCATCTTCCACAGCTTCTGTTTCGGCAGAGGGGATTACTTTATAGGTGGGAACTGCGTCCTTAGGATCTGCATATTTGCTGTTCTCTGCTTCAAGCGCTGTAAGAAGTTTTGTAGGAAGATGTACATTTCCATTCACTATTTTAATTTCCCGGTCCGCTTTTCCGCTTAGTCCAGCTAAACGATATTGCTTCTCACCAACTGTAAAGGTCCCGACAATGCCATTTTTCAATTTGACCAAAACAGACTGGTCATCACTGTCCCATGTAATTGTCGCCCCCATTTTATCTGCCTGTGTTCGTAGTGGTGCATACCCGGATGGCTGAATGTCTGCCGCATGGGTCAGTTCTGGTGATACCAGAATCCCCGTTAACATGGCTAATAATGCTAGTTTAGTTGACTTCATATGTATGCCCCTTTTCTGAAGTGAAAATGATATAACCGACTCAGTATAAAGCGAGAATATCAAAAGGATACAATGAAAATGTAAAGAGAATGTAAAGGAGGTGTAAGCATTCAATGGACTGGTTTCCAGTATTGTTGTCTGTAATTCTTGGGAGACATTCCGAATTTTTCTTTAAAGCATTTGGAGAAATAGCTTGCTTGGGAGAATCCCGTTTCCTCCGTAATTTGTTGGACAGACCAGTCAGTTTGCAGCAAAAGACTGCGTCCTTGATCCAGGCGATAATCCATTAAATACTCAAGCGGTGTGCGCTGGAAAGCGACCTTCATGCATCTGGCGAGATAGTTCTGATGTACGTGAAAATGGGTCTCCAAATCTTTATTGGTGATTGTATTTTTGTAATTCTGTTTTAGGTATATTTCGATTTGTTCCGCCAACTTAGAGGAGCTGTCTTTATTATTCTGATCATACTCCAAACTCTGGAAAACACTCGCAAACGTCTGTTGGGCCTCCCATAGTGCCAGTTTTCTAGGTTTTAAAGTAGAGGCTAGTAAATAGTCTAATTTCGAAAATAGCTCATGTGGATTCACCACTTTTTGAATTTTGGGCAAATGAATGGTCGTATGTTCTGAATGAAAGTGCAGCTCGGGAATGGGAGTGCTGGGTATAATAGGATTGGGCGAGGATTGTGCGCACCACATGCTATTGGTTTGAAAATGGAACCAGTAAAAGGAGGTTTGTTCTGTACATGCCTCAATGGGAAAATGATGTTTATCCGGTTCAAGAATGAGAGCGTAATTTTTAGTTACCTTCCACACTTCGTCCTCTTCGCCAATGTGCAGCAATCCTTCTTTAATGATTATTACGTCAAAATAACCCAGATTATACCTATTCGGATGCCAATCCCCTTTTTGATATGTAGTAAAATTCCCCTCAATGAAATAAGGCAGCGGAGGGACAAGGAAGGATAGAAAGTCTGTTTTGCTCATGGAAGCCAGCTCCTTTGTGTGTGAAATCGTATAAGTTTTAGTTAAAGATCGCGATTTTTTTTATAAATTCAGGTTGATAAAATAAGGACTGTAGCAAGGGGAGCTCAGGTTAGCTTGTACGATATTATCATTACTTTATCCTTATTTTCTCAAAAATGAAAGCGTTCTATTTCCAGGAAGGGATGTTTATCCAATGAAAACGGCAAAGCCAGTTAAGCATGTCATCGTTGATGATTTATTTTGGAAAAAGTATAAGCAAGTTGTGGCGGAAGAGGTTATTCCTTACCAATGGAAAGCATTAAATGATGAATTACCAGATACAGAACCCAGTCATGCGATTGAAAACTTTAGGATTGCAGCCGGGGAATCCAGTGGGGAGTATTATGGAACCGTTTTCCAGGACAGTGACCTTGCCAAATGGCTGGAGACGGTTGCCTTTAGCTTAAGGGATCATCCGAATCCTGCGCTTGAAGAACGGGCTGATGAAGTGATTGAATTGTTGGGAAGAGCCCAAGCTGAGGATGGGTATCTAAATACGTACTATCTGCTTAAGGAACCCAACAATCGCTGGACCAACTTAAGAGACAATCATGAGCTGTATTGTGCAGGGCATTTTATAGAAGCGGCTGTTGCTTATTATGAAACGACGGGCAAAACGAAGTTTCTTCACATTATGGAGAAATACGTAGACCTGATTCAGCAGGTTTTTGGTACGGAAGAAGGTAAACGGAAAGGCTATCCGGGACATGAAGAAATTGAGTTGGCCTTGATCAAATTATACGACGTAACTGCAAAGGATCAATATCTCAAATTAGCGCAATATTTTATTGAACAGCGGGGACAGCATCCTATTTACTTTGCAGAGGAACAAGAACAGAGAAAACATATTCAAACAGAGCCCACCTGGAATGATGATAACAACATTAATTTTGGCTTAGGCTTCGAATACCAGCAAGCACACCAACCTGTGCGGGAACAAAAAGAGGCAGTCGGCCATGCGGTAAGAGCGGTGTATCTGTATATTGCGATGGCGGACTTGGCCGCGAAAACAGGGGATGCTTCCCTGTTACAAGCCTGTGAAACGCTGTGGGATGATGTAACGAATCACAAAATGTACATCACCGCAGGGATCGGTTCTACTGTAAACGCGGAAGCGTTCACTTGCCATCACGATCTTCCCAATGACAGCATGTACTGTGAGACTTGCGCCTCTGTAGGGCTGGCCTTTTGGGCCAATCGTATGCTGCGTTTAGCGCCAGACCGGAAATACGCCGATGTTCTGGAGCGTGCGCTATACAACGGAACGATTAGTGGGATGGATCTGGATGGGAAACGGTTTTTCTACGTGAATCCGCTGGAGGTTAATCCTTTTCAAAAATCCAGAAAAGATCAGGAGCATGTAAAAACAGAACGGCAAAAATGGTTTTTCTGCGCCTGCTGTCCGCCCAATTTGGCACGAATGATTGCATCAGTTGAGGACAATATGTATACCCAAACGGATGATACGTTGTATACGCATCTGTACATTGCCAGCAAGGTGAACATGACTTTATCTGGTCATGAGGTTGAAATTACACAAACTCATCATTATCCATGGGACGCG
This window contains:
- a CDS encoding alpha-L-arabinofuranosidase C-terminal domain-containing protein, which gives rise to MTKFQDQIIARYKFDDAENVGKDSSGQGNDGVASGTVTPTISHATGRAALTLEGGPNGTSYIQLPSDLFKDVSDNTGVTVTAWVNFGRFTDMWERVFDFGKAHTGPYMFMTRNLRGTLFTEADLSVDPGRGFVRDEWMHIALSVIGTEGGTLSSAGPVVYVNGEVVADGSISQTSSGNYAKLRKWFETFTDSSNYSNNFIGRSQHAADVDFAGSVSDFRIYKAGLTADEVIEVMCDSLTDEEIVKLARDKYLSFPTMIVTKDITLPTVLMGGRVEVTWKSSQPSILSDNGQIQAITSAQGVTVTALLTKGLSQIEESFEVSVLPEQLPPYTLTIHGNKEVVDVSEVMYGLFYEDINNAADGGIYAELVQNRSFESFEFDTYSHASGECGCSTGRNRNPLFAWSGDTDKMTPQHSGGLNEFLGAKDKEVNSYYVTVADGATIRNKGFADSNQNCAMSIQEGAKYEFTIWAKADSAGTITLQLQDSNEKAISDSVTIQVEGGNTWKKYGIDSKLVLTGSATVLGQLALTFEGDISVDMVSLFPQDVWGAGEEEQSPSAHANFQGNPNYRLRKDLVNALVGMHPKFLRFPGGCISEGSFIWENVYDWKESIGDIELRKENFNVWGYMMTMGLGYMEYFQLAEDLNAAPLPVMACGVLCQARSDYAHPAGGALREYYIKNFTDLIDFAISVDFEHNEWAAMRKKMGHEAPFDLRYLGVGNENWGTEFFANFEVFKTSIDEYMEKNYPGYELHIISTVGAQADDDAYQQGWKFLSGNMTGSAKVAFADGNQVTEETVTWYEKQKDYMDTIADEHYYRSNEYLLNNVDRYNYYYRAYNADGSINWKATSKVFVGEYASTDKNTLAGAVAEAAVMTGFENNADVVRLAAYAPLFNKVLTDGTYRWTPDCIWFDDETVWFTPNYYVQQMYAKYLGNKVLSTSFSTYKNGKPTDLIPQGGIEIATGNAEVMIKRVTVTSNQDGSVLLDQDFTQGLDSAWQVIPGSVGSTVEEGKGLVLKAQDSGLNGLYILNDSWSNYKIEVVASRISGTDGFYVGAGLTDISAEKKDVVEYAIGYGGKATGVKVYKQGIESYTLGDYSSSTAAGNLRAASYEELADNTDYTITVNYGGETGSNLICSYTDGETTSKVLDYKLEAYNRDVFNSVTQDAEHVYVKLVNADNVDKVIQLNLQDLSVESIAKLVTLTGDSSLVHVPNVNKKNDEKVVPTEQQITLQTDSVLLDLPANSVNVLVLDLKPFLA
- a CDS encoding helix-turn-helix transcriptional regulator, whose amino-acid sequence is MSKTDFLSFLVPPLPYFIEGNFTTYQKGDWHPNRYNLGYFDVIIIKEGLLHIGEEDEVWKVTKNYALILEPDKHHFPIEACTEQTSFYWFHFQTNSMWCAQSSPNPIIPSTPIPELHFHSEHTTIHLPKIQKVVNPHELFSKLDYLLASTLKPRKLALWEAQQTFASVFQSLEYDQNNKDSSSKLAEQIEIYLKQNYKNTITNKDLETHFHVHQNYLARCMKVAFQRTPLEYLMDYRLDQGRSLLLQTDWSVQQITEETGFSQASYFSKCFKEKFGMSPKNYRQQYWKPVH
- a CDS encoding phytase, producing MKSTKLALLAMLTGILVSPELTHAADIQPSGYAPLRTQADKMGATITWDSDDQSVLVKLKNGIVGTFTVGEKQYRLAGLSGKADREIKIVNGNVHLPTKLLTALEAENSKYADPKDAVPTYKVIPSAETEAVEDGEDAADDPAIWLNPVDPEKSRILATNKGGGILVYDLEGKQLQNMKVGKMNNVDLRYGFTLGGKKIDIAGATNRTNNTIDIFSIDGASGKLTNVVGKPIKASMKEVYGFSLYHSLKTDKFYALVLGKEGEFEQYELTDDGSGKIAGKLVRQFKLNTQSEGMVADDEYGTIYIAEEDYAIWKYSAEPDGSTEPLRRVDIADGRRLHDDIEGLTLYYGKDGKGYLMASSQGNSSYAIYERQGDNAYISNFTISASPTVDGTSVTDGIDVLGYGLGKNFPHGIFVAQDDENLQNGKKLNQNFKMVPWERIATGAPTPLTIDDGINPRELVNRSTQ
- a CDS encoding glycoside hydrolase family 127 protein; protein product: MKTAKPVKHVIVDDLFWKKYKQVVAEEVIPYQWKALNDELPDTEPSHAIENFRIAAGESSGEYYGTVFQDSDLAKWLETVAFSLRDHPNPALEERADEVIELLGRAQAEDGYLNTYYLLKEPNNRWTNLRDNHELYCAGHFIEAAVAYYETTGKTKFLHIMEKYVDLIQQVFGTEEGKRKGYPGHEEIELALIKLYDVTAKDQYLKLAQYFIEQRGQHPIYFAEEQEQRKHIQTEPTWNDDNNINFGLGFEYQQAHQPVREQKEAVGHAVRAVYLYIAMADLAAKTGDASLLQACETLWDDVTNHKMYITAGIGSTVNAEAFTCHHDLPNDSMYCETCASVGLAFWANRMLRLAPDRKYADVLERALYNGTISGMDLDGKRFFYVNPLEVNPFQKSRKDQEHVKTERQKWFFCACCPPNLARMIASVEDNMYTQTDDTLYTHLYIASKVNMTLSGHEVEITQTHHYPWDADLTFSIHVAEPTSFKWALRIPGWCKQAEVKVNGETISLDRLEKGYIEIQRTWKDGDVVTLHLAMPVERIRSNPLVSMNQQQIALQRGPVVFCLEEVDNGANLAGLRLTKDSLITEEFSENLLGGIVKLTIEGYRVKNSNALYSSEPPEFVPQQITAIPYYAWCNRAKGEMRVWVYES